aaaaccacatTAAACTTGTATTCAAAGTCCTATAAGCCCAGGATTGCAAGTAAAAACAGCAGAGCTAATTTTATCATCTAAGTCAAGCACATGTTGTTAACTAGCTTTGTACCTAAAGTTGTATACTTTATAAATTACTGAGCATATACACAATAGGAATAAAACGAGACAAGTCCTTGATAATGGACACGTGGCCAGGGGAATCAATAGTCCTTTAAAATTAGTACTCTAATGGCCCAAAACATGATTTATCACACATTAGTAACAGAAAATGACTCATGAAGTGAGCAGTGCCAACTGAAAATAGTAGACTGGTATTCCAGTGTCAAAGttatgagagagaggagggattgagagagacagagagaggtgGGTCGATGTTAGACTTACTGAAATAGTAGCTGTTGGCTTGAAAGCTATTCTCATGTTTATGATTTCCCCATTGGATATTCCTCCCTGATTGCCAGCAAATACAATCTAAGTGTACCAGACATGctcaagaaaaatatttaccaACTTACTCAACATTTAGAAGTAACAAATTGAAATCTAGAACAAATACCTGTGTCCCACCAGAGCGATTTGTTTTTGTCCTGATTTTTCCTTGTTCATCCAAATAGAATTCATCGTTGTGTTCACTCCCGGTTAAAAAGGTACCTGCCAGGTATTTGTGAACAGTAAGATCTTACTGaaaatatagtgggaggaaaaagaggaaaaagaaaaaccatgacAATAAGATTTCTAGCAATCATTCTCTAGTCACCAATTCCAAGTTAAGAACTTTATAGGCAACCACCCAAAAGTATCATAAGTTTGTGAATCTTAACCTGCAAATCCACTTCCAAATTCAAAACCCTTTGTTGCAGGTAATGACAAAACAGCTTTAGCAAATTCAGCTTCAAGTTTGTCGAAGACTGGTGAACCAAGCCCCTGAGATACAACTGCATTGTCAATACTCCataacagagagagagagagagagagagagagagagagggagagagattttACCGGTGGGCAGTTCCTAACGATGCACGTGACAACACCACCAATGGATTCCCCTTTCACCCTAACAGCATCAATGGCAGCAATCATCTTCTCTGCATATTCAGTGTCTGGGCACCTAACAATGTTACTCTCTACCTgacaatatttaaataaaaataatactaCAGTTAATGAGCATGTAGAATGGCTAAAAACGGAGCATCATAAGGGCACCACTGATTAAgtcaattttttatgaataataaaagtTAAATTCTGTGTCAAAAAGTACTTCAATAATCCATATGATTGAGAACATGGAATGTGTAAAATCGAAAAAGAGTAAGCCACATGGTAATACTTGTGTTCCTTGCTTTGAAATTTCTAAAACCAATTTACATCTAAGATTCTCCAAGAACTTGAAACCTCAAGTAACAACTCCATTGAATTATTGGGTTTTCATACTGTTCCATCAGGTACTAAGGGGAATGTAGAGCTTTGTATGGCCAGCTACAGGTCAGAAACCAATTAGGAAAAACATATTTATGAAGAGGGTAATTTTCGTTTCACATTTGGGCGTGGGTACTATTGTAGCCAATAATAACTCATGAAATGTTACTGGATGTGACAACCACAGATAAATCATATAATTGGAGAGTAAGAATAGCATCATTGTCTCAGAGATTATGCTACAAAATTAGGTACTCGAGTCCTAAATCATTCAGATATTTAGTCTGCATATTGAATGTTGTTCCTTGTAGCTGACATGCATTGTGCAGAGCTTAttatacaaaaatttaaattaatatccATAATCCCACCTGATCAAGTGCCAGTGTATAATGATTAACGGACTCCTCTGGAAGCACAACCTTGTGAACTTGTGAAACATAAGCAAGAACCTGTAGATGTTACAAACATAAGGGAAaaggtttagaaattatgaaaagaaaaagaaaaagaaataagtgCAGATAATACTACATGTACAAACTGTATCTTATAAGATTATGAACGGCAAGATTGGCCAGAGAAGTTCTGAAACTTTTTCAATTAACATAAAGGACAACAGATATTAATAGCTCCAAATTCCAATTACTTATTCACTATGATTTGAGGACACAGACATGAATGTCATGTACTGTCACAGACATGAATGTCATGTACTGTTGCAGACATGAATGTCATGTACTGTTGCAGACATGAATGTCATGTACTGTTGCAGACATGGTGTCTCCGGCAAGTCCACTTCCAAAAATCTAGACATATGGACATGCCAATACgtgtacttttatttatttatttagaaatATCATCTATTCTTGATATTCTTGAGCATATCTTTACTTGTAAAAGAAGCATATTGCCACAGAAAgttatgaaaataataatcGCGATTCATTttctaggaaaaaaaaattcctaggcgaatgaatatatatattttcctaGGCATCCAAAGACGTGTTCAACATGGGTGGATACTAGTCTTGTGTCCTTAGATGTCAAAGAGagcaaaattttatgaaagaCGCATCCTCAAATCATAAGTTTCTCAGTAGCAAGTAATAGTAAGATAAGACTACCtctcaattttgaatttaataGTCAAATTAAAACTTCTCTTAGCCTGATACATTCACAATTCTTCAAGGTAAATCAACTTCAATAAATAAGCAGCAACACAATGATTAAACGAACTAGAGTCTCAGGCATTATCATGTAACTATTCACAGATACACAGGTAGTGAAATATACAGGTATAAAATCAAGAACCCAATAAGGGGGAAAGTTATGTGCATTAGCAAATGTGTCTGCATcatgttaaagaaacaaaatcccGGGGAGAAAGTTTCTCCACCTCATACCAAAACACTCACGCACACACCTACAAACAGAAGTACACACACACCTCAGTTCCTGAAAAGGCCTTAAGGATTTTCTTGGCAACTGCTCCTGCAGCAACTCTTCCTATTGTTTCTCTAGCTGAAGATCTACCACCACCCTTCATTAACAAACTAGGTTAAGATCTACATATCTGCAATTCCAAACAAGTAATCATGAACCGTTAATTATTAAGCTTAAAGATGGTACCTGCACTGATCTGACACCATACTTCAGGTCATAAGTTCGATCGGCATGTGAAGGCCTATAAGCTATTGACATTTCGTCATAATCCTAAAAACCACCAACATAATTATTGGAAACTTTCTATGCACGATAAACAATATCTTCAGTATAACAATGCTCCACTGAACAAGTGATTGACTTGTAAAAAGCATAAATGTgatcgtcaatttaaattCTCCTATAAATGACGAATCAGtaaaaatcataaacaaagaaaaaaaaacacattgcAAAGAAATATCAGTTTTTTAACCCTTCCATTTTCTTTACTCTTCATATATTCCCTCTAGCACTAGATACTTACACGTCCTCTCTGATCAGTATTGGGTACAAGCACAAGAATTGGGGTCCCAGTAGTTACTCCTGcagttaattataaaatcatttagaGTTCACACAAATGTGTTGAGAAGTAATTTCCTACCTGAAAAGGAAACTACAAAAGGAACCCTGAAAAAAGCACATTgaacaaaaattccaaaaagatCTAACCTTCATGAACTCCAGAAAGTATTCGGCATGTGTCAGTTTCCTTCCTAGGTGTAGTAATCCGACTTTGACCTGGCCTCCTGACAACCCATAAAAAGTTCGCATCAAAACAAATCAGAAACCAGCAATAATAAAGGAAGCTTTCCGTGATTATCACAGGGAACACATTGTACTAATATCAACAATATAAACAGTCTACATATCCATGGAAACTAACTGTGTCAGCATACAATGAGCCTGGATCAAAATACCTCAGAGACTTTATGGCGAAGATGAACATGAAAACATACTAGTACAATAACATTCAATTGAACATGAAAATATACTAGTAAAATTAGATTCAATTGAACATGAAATAAGAAATATAAGTTCGCATCAAAACAAATCAGAAACCAGCAATAATAAAGGAAGCTTTCCATGATTATCACAGGGAACACATTGTACTAATATCAACAATATAAACAGTCTACTTATCCATGGAAACTAACTGTGTCAGCATACAATGAGCCTGGATCAAAATACCTCAGAGACTTTaagatgaagatgaacatGAAAACATACTAGTAAAATAACATTCAATTGAACATGAAACTATACTAGTAAAATTAGATTCAATTGAACATGAAATGAGAAATATCAATTGTTACAAATTCAACAACGCAAGTTAGGAGAGTCTTCCAACTCCccaaaaaactttaaaatgaGCATGACAAGGGCAAGCCCTGTATCAAGTACCTTCTGTCCAGGTCGCCCTGCAAATCAGCTTCAGAGAGGGGCATCCTAGGAGGACATCCATCGATTACacaaccaacaccaccaccatgTGATTCTCCAAAAGTTGTTACACGAAAGAAATTTCCATAAGTATTGCCAGCTGCCTGCACCTCTGAAATTTAACagcaaaaaaattcagaattggAAGTCCTAGCTTACTACAATCCCTTACATTATATAAACTCCCATTAATTTTAACACTTGCATTCGAAAAGTactaattttttcttctaatccCGTTATCAATTGGACTGAGTGATAACAGGGGTACTTAGTTTTTACAActtttgaccaaaaacaaagtttttaCAAATTGGGTAGTGCTTGCAGAAGCTACTTAAAGTCGCCGCAATCCCAATGACTTAATAATCTTTTAAAAGAATGAACCATGCTTATTGCATAAAAGAAATTCACTGGAAAGTATAGGGATTTATAACCTTAAGTAGACAATTAATTCAAGAGCTACATTGCACATAACAAACTTCTCATACATTGGACAGAGGAAGCAAATAGTAGACTTGACCACTTAACACACAGCATATACAGCCTTCAATGATGTAGCTAAACAATTTTAAGCAATTGAACATAAGCAGACATAGGGAACTTGTACAGTGATTTGTATTAGAAGCAAAAGCAAATGATTTGAacaatcagagagagagacttaCGGAGCTTCCTGAGAGTACGAGGGCGGATCAAAAACTGTACTGAGGGGGACGATAGATTTCGAAGATCCGAGGAGATAGAGCACAACCCAGAAAGCCCATCGGTCCTTGAAGCTCCGAGAAATGGTTTGGATGAGAGAGACGAAGCCATCTCAATTGAACTCACTGAGCCTCAGCCACCAACCACAACACccaggaagaagagaaagaagaaaacgaTGGAAGCTTTTaagaaactaaagaaaaaaattgggtGCTTTGGATTTGGTTCGAGTAAATAATAAGGTGGTCGAATTTAGATGCAATAGAAGTTAGAACCCACCAACTCACTTCACCTACCCACCACTGCCACCACCACAACTTCGAgctttcaatttatttatttttctttgtttggtgGCTTGCTACACATAGCCAATCGTAGTACTAGTAGTGGGTGCGCGTAGGGAGACTGGGAGATACAAATAAGAATggaagaaaattgtaaaacattcaaaataataaaatatttaaaataaataataaaatatgggtACTATTTTGAAAGGACACAATTACacctcatttttcttttttaaaacttaaattgaattactaatatttaaagataaaaaaattatatttataaaaaatttaaataaataaaaatcccaaTTGGCATATAATGGgctagaagaaaattaaatggaTTTTGCTAAAATACTGTCGCCTGCCTATTTGTTGAGTCTTGAGTGGACGATTCTTTATTGTTGATGCGTTGTAGTCGGGAATTGTCCTGCTCAAAAttttttagaaataaaataaggtGATGTGTTCAAGTTATTTTAACAAATATATCAACGTGGCTTTGAAGCCAGAACTATAgagtaaaaatatttaaaagcatCTATCAAGTAAATTCTGAAGCAATTGATTATTGTTATATCAAGAAAATCATGAAAAACATGGAGTGGTGCTGCCTAAAATTGAAGAGTGACATTTCTATGTAGTGGCCATCAGGGTCTCCtcgtgttttgagtgaaaatcATGAAAAACATGGGGTGTGCTGCCTTGCACGCGTATTCTTTATTAACTCAACTCAATTGTGTTTTCCTATTTCTGAACtcattttaattcaaattcagCCTACAGACAGACACATCACATCCCTCTATGTATGTCAtgagtttcatttttttaatatcataTATATTGCTCATGGTGTTTTTTTGGGGACCGTTTACGTGAACAATTGCTAAGCATTGATCGCTGAGAGCTTCCCATGTATTAATGGTTGAGAATCACCTACTCATATTTGAAAGACTGGTCTAAGCATTCcttgaataatatataaacTAAAACTAGTCACATAATTATAAAGATTGACACAAAATACTCATTACTCAAAATATTTCTCAGAGGCCTTTTgtcttttctatttgtttatttttatattttttgcttCATTATTTATCTTCTTTTGTCTGGTACCTGGGCTGGTTGACAAGGTAGGTGGTGGTCAGGGTGAAATGTGAGGTGTGGTTAGGCAAATCAGACATTCCTCTCGTATGTTTTGACTTTGCCATGGAGTTGCATAAAGATTATTATCAGTACCAGTCTGTCGACAAGTCAAATTGGAatgagattataattaagaaacatccttttattgttttcacaaatgaATCATGAATTCAATGGTAACTAAAACCAAAGCTATATATATTGCCTGCTGTTTTCCACAGGGCCTGTATGAGTTTCCTCTTTGACACTACAAATAATCATCACATGGggaaaaaatgtgaaaagagAGTGCAAAATATGTCAATCCCTTCCTACAGAAACTCCATGACAGCTTTTGCTGGAGCCTGTGTTTTCAAAACCATTTCGTCATACTCATCTTCAGGATTTGATAAAGCAATAATGGCTCCCCCTGCTCCTATTGAAGCTTCACCCTCATGTATAACAACAGTTCTAATAACTATATTCAGATCAAACGTCTGGTTGTATGAGAAGAACCCAATGGAGCCGGAGTAAATTCCTCGTGAACTGTTTTCAATTGAATCAAGAAGTTCCATTGATCTCAGTTTCGGTGCACCTGTCATTGAACCACCTGGAAATGCTGCTCTCACACAGTCAACTGCAGTTACATCCGACCGCTTCTTCCCACGAATTGTGCTCACCATAGTATGGACAGTAGCATATGATTCCACATCCATAAGATGGGGCACATGAACAGAGCCAGGCTCACATACACGACCAAGGTCGTTTCTTAGAAGATCAACAATCATCAGATTTTCAGCTTGATCCTTTTCACTGTAGAGAGATAGCAGAGTGCTCAAAGTCAGAATAAATTTAGCCAATACAAGAAAACTAAGATCCTGATAACAGCTCTTCACTTGACCAAATTGTCATTTATAGTAACATGATTACATCAGAGGGAAAAATATACTATAATGGTTTTAATCTCCTGTAAAAAAAGAGGGGAGATTCATTTTACCTGTATTGTAGCTGTAGTTTGTGTTGTTCATCTTCCTCCAGTGTTGCACCACGAGCTACAGTACCCTTAATGGGCTTTGCTTCCAGTATACCATTTCTATCCAACCGTAGAAACCGCTCTGGTGAAGAACAGCAGATGCATAGGTTTTCCTTTGTAAAATTAAGCCAGGCAGCATATGGTGCTGGGTTTTTCTCTCTAAGGTGAAGGTAAAGTCCCAATGAGTCCATTTCCCCGATTCTTTTTCTCATCTGAGTCGTGAGACATAATTCATAGCTTTCACCATCTTTAATGTATTCCATACACTTGTCAACATCTTTTATATACTCCTCCCTTGATTTATCAGCAAGGAAACTTGCTTGACATTGCAAAGATGTTAAAGCCTGTAAATTTGGCTCCTCTCCCTCCTTAGTAGCAGAAGTTTTTAAGCTGAGAAGCTTCTGTTCTGTATCATCCAACCATGGTGTCTTACTTGTGCATCCTTCGTTTATAGACAGTACATAAACATCGTTGGAGCAGTGATCAATAACTACAAGATTATcagcaaagaaaaagcaagCATCTGGAGTCCCGGATTTGTGGCGATTAGATAATGCTCCACATTCAACTTTAAGGCTATATCTGCATTACATGAAATCAGTGAACGCTCAGCTAACTTAAGACACATATAAGAAGAAGAACTATTTTTGGCTAGTGACAGACATTCAATCCAAGcatataaatatgaaaaagcaGAACCCAAAGGGAGAGAGATGATGACTTCTTATGACGGAACAGCAATCAGGAATCAGGATAGCTAAAAAGTAAAGAGACGTCTACTATTCAACTGATTATCTTCAGAGTCAATCAATCCATATTGGGATGACAGTCCTTCATTATCTTCAGGGTCAAGTATCCCATATTGGGAGATGACAGTCCTTTACTACTGAAGCATCAGCtccaacttttctttttaaatttttgacaGAGTATAAAACTTCTTTAGGGAATGATCCACGCTCTATGCCTTAATGAAACATTGGTAGAGTTTGACGGCACCAATCATGCTTTTACAAGAGACCAACTTTCTGAGAAACTGATTTTCCACAAGCTAAATTAACAAAACTGAATCCATACACTGAGGAGTAGTGGGTAAGAAGGAAAAGATTGTCCAAGAATGTTACATTCAAAT
Above is a window of Prunus persica cultivar Lovell chromosome G2, Prunus_persica_NCBIv2, whole genome shotgun sequence DNA encoding:
- the LOC18784593 gene encoding chorismate synthase, chloroplastic, encoding MASSLSSKPFLGASRTDGLSGLCSISSDLRNLSSPSVQFLIRPRTLRKLQVQAAGNTYGNFFRVTTFGESHGGGVGCVIDGCPPRMPLSEADLQGDLDRRRPGQSRITTPRKETDTCRILSGVHEGVTTGTPILVLVPNTDQRGRDYDEMSIAYRPSHADRTYDLKYGVRSVQGGGRSSARETIGRVAAGAVAKKILKAFSGTEVLAYVSQVHKVVLPEESVNHYTLALDQVESNIVRCPDTEYAEKMIAAIDAVRVKGESIGGVVTCIVRNCPPGLGSPVFDKLEAEFAKAVLSLPATKGFEFGSGFAGTFLTGSEHNDEFYLDEQGKIRTKTNRSGGTQGGISNGEIINMRIAFKPTATISKKQNTVTRDKHEIELIARGRHDPCVVPRAVPMVEATIALALVDQLMAHYAQCHMFPINPELQEPLRVTEVEAAEEAALHS